The Borrelia hispanica CRI genomic sequence TTATCGGTCTAAAATTGGGATTTGAAATAGACAGTTGATCTTCAAATTTAAGTGCATCTTTCCTAGATAAAGAATTGCTTAATGCGTCATTATTCTTTCTTGCCTTTATATTAACCTTAGCAAGTTCTAATAATTGTTCTAATATATTTCCTTCAATATGTTCGACTGAATCAATTTTAGCTATAGCTCTGATTTGATCCGGATTAACATATTTCCTCACAAGTTCTCGTCTTTGCGCTAAGAGTATCTCATCAAGTGAATAACCCTTAGATAAAAGCATATCTTTGTTAAAATGATTACTTAAATATTTAGATGCAAGTGTATCTATCTCATTAATTCTTGTTGCTTCTTGTAGTAATTTACGTTCTTTTTCACTCCTATCTTGTACTTCAGCAAGCTCTCGGGATACTAGTTCATTTATACTTAATGCCTCACTAGCATTAAGTTTCTTAACCTGTCCTGCATTTTCTTTTAATTTTTTATACTCTTCATATTCATTAGCACTTATACTAACAGTATCATTATTTAAATTACTATTAACTACTTCTGCACTAATATTTTTATCTTCTTCTTCCATATTAACCTCCAACACTTAAAAATAAACGATTCCTCAGTTCATTCTTATCATCTATACTTAAATCTTGATTTGCCATCATTGATGCATATCTCTCATATACTTCAAGCAGCTTAATATCACGTTCAATCTTCTCTGGCTCACTTAACATAACAAGTGAACCAAAATGCATCTTAATGCCAAAATATTTTACAAGTTTACTATTAATAGATACTTCAATAGATTCTTGTACACTTTTTAAAAAGTCATAATAATTAGATCTGTCTCCCTTACCATCACTACCAAGTCCCTTAGTCTGTTCGTTAAAACTTCTAGTTAAGGGTTCTTTGCTGTCTGCTCCTATTTTTGCTTTTACCAATTCCAACGCTTCCTTTAAATACGTCATATCATACTTTATAACTTCTAATGATGCATCTGTGTCACCGCTATAAAATATTCCTTCATTATTTAAATTAGCTTTAAGTCTCTCTATCTCTCTAGATAACATATCATTAGCATCTCTTAATGCAACAAAGTTATTCTTTGAACTTGAGCCTCCAAAAAACCCTTTAAAACCACTATTACTCTCTTTCCTTAATAACATCGCTGTATTACTTAATGCATTTTGTAATTCTACTAATGACTCATCCTTGTAAAATAAAAAGTTATGATTATCTATTCGTCTCTCAATCTCTATGTAAATCTTTTCTAATAAATACACATCAAGTAAAAAACTTTCTGTATAACACG encodes the following:
- a CDS encoding DUF1357 family protein, giving the protein MEEEDKNISAEVVNSNLNNDTVSISANEYEEYKKLKENAGQVKKLNASEALSINELVSRELAEVQDRSEKERKLLQEATRINEIDTLASKYLSNHFNKDMLLSKGYSLDEILLAQRRELVRKYVNPDQIRAIAKIDSVEHIEGNILEQLLELAKVNIKARKNNDALSNSLSRKDALKFEDQLSISNPNFRPINHNELRDGIANFYRERQRKFTKLKKHVS
- a CDS encoding anti-CBASS protein Acb1 family protein gives rise to the protein MKLNFRLNVRDLYKYSIFFRNYIDNVAKDCLKNGITLDSVSSTSLDVDDALGNLKIELKAALLQCIISCRFNGVGYILVKTADQFFDLDVEVNNELPIGFMYLDYSKVHDIGPESSHITYYLRNNDINSANIEIKSLEIHKSRLLIYDNYDYILGSYTPCYTESFLLDVYLLEKIYIEIERRIDNHNFLFYKDESLVELQNALSNTAMLLRKESNSGFKGFFGGSSSKNNFVALRDANDMLSREIERLKANLNNEGIFYSGDTDASLEVIKYDMTYLKEALELVKAKIGADSKEPLTRSFNEQTKGLGSDGKGDRSNYYDFLKSVQESIEVSINSKLVKYFGIKMHFGSLVMLSEPEKIERDIKLLEVYERYASMMANQDLSIDDKNELRNRLFLSVGG